TTTTAAGGTCACCTGTAATACGGATGAAGTTCTGCAAGAGGCAATCAAAGTGACGAAGGCGGAAAATTTTTCTCTTTCAACCACGGTTGATCAGTCGACTTTAAAGACTGCTTTGGAAAATGCGGTGGCACCTCTTAATAAAGAGGCAAAAGATGCACAGGCAAAATCATTTGATCCTTCTTCCGGAAAAGTTACCTGTGATGCGGCGCAGACGGGTGTAGAAGTACAGAACGATCAAGTCTTCCAAGATGTTCAGAAAATTTTGGATGAGGGAAATAAAACCGGCAGCGTGACTTTAACAGTGAAAACGGTAGATCCGCAGGTTACAGCCGATGATATTCAGAAAAACACTGTAAAATTGGGAACTTTCAGCACGGTTTCCACGAATAATGCGAATGGTACGTTTAATATGGCACGCGCCTTGGAAACGGCTAACGGAACGGTTATTCAGGGTGGAGGAACATTTTCTTTTCTTAATACGGTAGGAGCTTGTGATGAAGCTGCTGGATATAAGCCGGCCGGAGCAATCGTAGATGGGAAAGTGGTAGATTCTTATGGCGGTGGGATCTGCCAGGCGAGCACGACAATTTATGGTGCTGCGCTGCGTTCGGGATGTGCCATCACTGTTCGCTACAATCATACCTATGCTTCTTCTTATGTGCCTTTGGGACTGGATGCGACGGTCAGCTGGCCGAGTGCGGATTTACAGTTTACCAATCCGACGAAATATCCGATGTTCATAGTGAGCGGTTCTAACGGGAATACAATGTTCTGCACCATCTATGGATATAATGACGGAACGTGGGATAATATAGAAGTTTCTTCATGGCAGGCCAGTAAAGATGACAAAGGCGCCATAACAGCAGATGCACAGCGTACTTATTATAAAAATGGTGCAAAAGTGCGCACAGAACAGCTGCCGAGTTCTTATTATTCCAACAAAGAAGCAGCTTCATCCGGTTCTGCACAAACAAATAATGATGTCGAAAATAATACGAGCCAGACGCAGCAGCCTTCGGTAGGAACAGCGGGAACGGTTTCGCAAGGTTCCGATAATAATAATGTAGGGCCTTCTTCCAGCAACACGGGGAGCAGTACAAAGCCGCCGCAGGGAGAAAGTTCCTCGGTTTCCCAAAGTCCTTCGGTTTCTCAAAGTTCAAAAGCTGCCTGAAAATGATTAAAAAAATATTAAGATGGGCTGAACCGAAAATAACGGTTCAGCCCATTTTACGGGCAAGAGAAAAGCTTGACTTTTTAGCTTGAATTTGAGAAAATAACTAAATATAGTATTGCACATGCTTTTAGCAAAAAATCCGGAAATATTGGAGAAGAAAGGACGGATCACAGTGGCGTTTTGTGTTGAAAATCCCGAGATCAGCGTCATCGTGCCGGTCTATAATGTGGGAGAATTTGTTGAGAAGTGCATTTCTACGCTTGCAGAACAGTCGATTAAGGTTCCTTATGAAATTCTTGCAGTGAATGACGGAAGTACAGATCAGTCTTTAAAAATATTACAGGAACTGGAACAAAAATACTCCAATGTCTGCATCTTGAATCAGAAAAATTCAGGGGTTTCAGTTGCACGGCAAAGTGGCCTCAAGCAGGCGCGGGGAAAGTATATTTGCTTTGTAGATGGAGATGATTATGTATCGAGGAAATACCTCGAAAAGCTTTATCAGGCGTGCAAAAAGAACCATGCTCAGATCGCTTGCTGCTCTTATGATTGGCATTTTGTTTTTAGTGGATTTTATTTGCCATATCCATTTCGGGCTTATCGTGTGATGAATACTGAAAAAGGATTGCGCACGCTGATCCGTGATTATCAGATCCAGAGCTTTTGGTGGAGCAAGATGATAGAGAAAAGTGTGATCCTTGCGTCTCATGTGACTTTTCCGAAAATGTGCTTTGAGGATTTAGCGGTTCTGCATAGGGTTTTTGCCTGTGCGGACAAAGTCGTTCTGATCCCAAATGGACTTTATTATTATAATGTCCATACGGAAAGCACACTCGGAACCATGAACCCGCAGAAAATCTGTGATTACATACGGGCAGTGGCTATGGTTCGGGAAGGCTTGATGCAGAAGGGACTGTATAGTGGAAAATATCGCAGTGCCCATAATGCTCTCGCGAGTAAGTCACTTTCCTGCTGCCAATGGAATGTTATGAAAATGCATATAGAGGCGCATCACCTGAAAGGCGCCATGACAAATTTGCATCGCGTTCACTTGTTGATGAAGCAGGTGACGGCAGATGAATTTAAACCGAATACTTTTTATGAGGAATTGTCAGGAGAAATTTTAACTCCTTCTGAGAGAAAAGAAGCGGATGATACCATTTGCTGAGGAGGCATAAAATGAAGGACGGCTTTTTAAATGTTGCGGCGGTGACTCCCGCACTTCGGGTAGCCGATTGTGACGGAAATGCTGAAAAAATTTTGGAACAATTAAATCTCTGCGCACAAAAGGGAATCTCTGTGGCAGTTTTTCCGGAACTTTCCCTGAC
This genomic window from Caproicibacterium sp. BJN0003 contains:
- a CDS encoding VanW family protein, translated to MQHCQEEPVRNMMKPNRHKKKVTFICLASVVGVLIIVGAIVFILIQQGKLANPWRSANTFANGVTVEGIDLGGKTMEQAKDALADTEKQKTSGYRFELKYQDQTFTVSDQDFKVTCNTDEVLQEAIKVTKAENFSLSTTVDQSTLKTALENAVAPLNKEAKDAQAKSFDPSSGKVTCDAAQTGVEVQNDQVFQDVQKILDEGNKTGSVTLTVKTVDPQVTADDIQKNTVKLGTFSTVSTNNANGTFNMARALETANGTVIQGGGTFSFLNTVGACDEAAGYKPAGAIVDGKVVDSYGGGICQASTTIYGAALRSGCAITVRYNHTYASSYVPLGLDATVSWPSADLQFTNPTKYPMFIVSGSNGNTMFCTIYGYNDGTWDNIEVSSWQASKDDKGAITADAQRTYYKNGAKVRTEQLPSSYYSNKEAASSGSAQTNNDVENNTSQTQQPSVGTAGTVSQGSDNNNVGPSSSNTGSSTKPPQGESSSVSQSPSVSQSSKAA
- a CDS encoding glycosyltransferase family 2 protein, producing MAFCVENPEISVIVPVYNVGEFVEKCISTLAEQSIKVPYEILAVNDGSTDQSLKILQELEQKYSNVCILNQKNSGVSVARQSGLKQARGKYICFVDGDDYVSRKYLEKLYQACKKNHAQIACCSYDWHFVFSGFYLPYPFRAYRVMNTEKGLRTLIRDYQIQSFWWSKMIEKSVILASHVTFPKMCFEDLAVLHRVFACADKVVLIPNGLYYYNVHTESTLGTMNPQKICDYIRAVAMVREGLMQKGLYSGKYRSAHNALASKSLSCCQWNVMKMHIEAHHLKGAMTNLHRVHLLMKQVTADEFKPNTFYEELSGEILTPSERKEADDTIC